A stretch of the Phaeodactylum tricornutum CCAP 1055/1 chromosome 15, whole genome shotgun sequence genome encodes the following:
- a CDS encoding predicted protein — MVPLHEQTCSADRPTSSLSDDTSGTQAFFVTRKKEATVYNVETNLQQIDSYSSRVEVLFSEADLREFDKHDGDDDSLKVKPTDDENGSVISAASTMAYFEPIDFRASNWIKAMDVPTFGLAVVALTTAITHPIFFVAGALTLFGTATVVGVSHEFFTEGPVGKLFCFKNDTPLDEIASVHEFETQTEDDDQKCSQKNQTRTDFSKHAEPSALPVGERSSARLASESTFLSMQKLPDNWIEGHYPPLENEIVNRRGFFGLNVIQFFRVFFADKAPYSFLEFQKKRGDLDIVYGPWKDMEASGPLSLMVENKAFPSELEYLSYQGRALTFRAKTNSFLGPPYATTTKTQRILIISKKLAVLESKTTLADIPFCDRFYVMERWIIAAAKNDGRYTCIISAHGQVFFTKSCPFEHQIRTNSKSTVKDVATAWGDMAQEALKLTEKAKRERLQRNQRERDYEEEDFVQPRKKANKEATPTAIDKAAPVRDDEIEMVWTPPAGDYGALSPNSVGRLRRSLSQFAFGQKPLVSNKQRSCAEI; from the coding sequence ATGGTCCCTTTGCACGAGCAGACTTGTAGCGCTGATCGTCCTACGTCTTCTTTATCTGATGATACTTCTGGAACACAGGCATTTTTCGTAACACGCAAAAAGGAAGCAACCGTTTACAACGTAGAAACAAACCTGCAGCAGATTGACAGTTATTCAAGCCGTGTAGAAGTGCTGTTTTCGGAAGCTGATTTGCGTGAATTTGACAAACATGATGGAGACGATGATTCTCTGAAGGTGAAACCTACAGATGACGAGAATGGATCAGTCATATCGGCGGCTTCGACCATGGCATATTTCGAGCCGATCGATTTCCGAGCTTCCAATTGGATCAAAGCAATGGATGTTCCTACCTTTGGCCTAGCTGTCGTTGCCCTGACTACAGCAATCACGCATCCAATTTTCTTTGTGGCAGGGGCTTTGACACTTTTCGGAACAGCGACGGTCGTTGGAGTCTCACACGAGTTTTTTACGGAAGGGCCAGTTGGAAAACTATTTTGCTTCAAGAATGATACACCTCTTGATGAAATTGCGTCCGTACACGAGTTTGAAACGCAAACGGAAGATGATGATCAGAAGTGCTCGCAAAAGAACCAGACGAGGACGGATTTTTCAAAGCATGCTGAGCCCAGTGCATTGCCGGTCGGAGAGCGCTCTTCCGCAAGACTCGCGAGTGAATCTACCTTTCTATCAATGCAAAAACTCCCGGACAACTGGATCGAGGGTCATTATCCTCCACTTGAGAACGAAATCGTCAATCGTCGTGGTTTTTTTGGTTTAAACGTTATTCAATTCTTTCGCGTGTTTTTTGCCGACAAAGCTCCCTATAGTTTTCTGGAATTTCAAAAGAAACGTGGCGATCTCGACATTGTGTATGGACCTTGGAAAGATATGGAAGCATCAGGCCCACTGTCACTAATGGtagaaaacaaagcattTCCGTCAGAGCTCGAATACCTTTCGTATCAGGGGCGAGCTTTAACTTTCAGAGCCAAAACAAACTCATTTTTGGGGCCGCCATACGCGACGACCACGAAAACGCAACGAATATTGATtatttccaaaaaactcgctgttttggaaagcaagactaCTTTGGCTGATATTCCATTTTGCGATCGCTTTTACGTTATGGAGCGGTGGATTATTGCGGCTGCAAAGAATGACGGTCGATATACATGCATTATTTCAGCCCATGGCCAGGTTTTCTTTACCAAGAGCTGTCCATTTGAGCACCAAATCCGAACCAACTCCAAGTCGACTGTGAAAGACGTAGCGACTGCATGGGGTGATATGGCGCAAGAAGCTTTGAAGTTGACTGAAAAGGCAAAACGGGAGCGGCTGCAACGGAACCAACGAGAGAGGGACTACGAGGAGGAAGACTTTGTACAACCGCGTAAAAAGGCAAATAAAGAAGCGACGCCAACCGCCATCGACAAAGCAGCACCAGTCCGCGATGATGAGATTGAAATGGTATGGACGCCTCCCGCTGGCGACTATGGTGCACTCTCGCCGAATTCGGTTGGCAGGCTGAGACGGTCTCTCTCACAATTTGCTTTTGGTCAAAAACCACTCGTCTCAAACAAGCAGAGAAGCTGCGCTGAAATATAG
- a CDS encoding g-protein beta-subunit (Possibly a G-protein, involved in cell signal transduction. The G-protein is activated when the alpha subunit exchanges GDP for GTP upon transmission of a signal via a receptor molecule. The beta and gamma subunits dissociate from the GTP-bound alpha subunit.), producing MGKKSKRVRSGAKLESDARAAPAQRPAFEEEETKDNLRFEDPFVEEVAEDEDGEWEDDDEDRDNQSHQGGIDDAGIEIVQSWNPLTGEPLEPGQKLEMDPAAYKMHHALTPEWPSLTFDFLRDDRGEARTRFPHSLLAAVGTQADRPENNQLTIMKLSDLSRIQVETEDDILGEEYNPDKEDSDEEDSEDEIDMDPIMEHYSIKHYGGVNRIRAMPQRSEIVATWSDAGTVNLFNVESIMQRFSASEGKGMSTGSIPTKPFFSYAKHTTEGYAMDWSSVNQGHMVTGDCQGSIHLWSPRPEGGYSVVPSYETNTSDRAVDATPSVEDLQWSPTEATVFASAECGGYVRVFDTRAPHKAMLSHKIHSSGADVNVLSWNKLVGNLLATGGDDGCLSVWDLRHFAGADVQPLARFTPHKTPITSVEWHPTDESMLATSDDMGAYIYDLSVEEDDTAAGLDVPPQLLFVHSGSEQFKEVHWHPQISSCLMTTALSGFSVFIPSNL from the coding sequence ATGGGGAAGAAATCCAAACGCGTGCGCTCTGGCGCAAAGCTTGAAAGCGACGCGCGTGCAGCTCCAGCCCAAAGACCGgcctttgaagaagaagaaacaaaagacaATCTGCGTTTCGAAGATCCCTTTGTAGAAGAAGTCgccgaagacgaggacggaGAAtgggaagacgacgacgaggatcGGGACAACCAGAGTCACCAGGGTGGAATCGATGACGCGGGAATAGAAATTGTGCAATCCTGGAATCCGTTGACGGGAGAACCCTTGGAACCTGGCCAAAAGCTAGAAATGGATCCGGCTGCCTACAAGATGCATCACGCGTTGACCCCAGAGTGGCCGTCTCTGACGTTCGACTTTTTGCGGGACGACCGAGGCGAGGCCCGGACACGCTTTCCACATTCTTTATTAGCGGCAGTAGGCACTCAAGCTGACCGACCGGAGAATAATCAGCTTACGATCATGAAGTTGTCGGATCTTTCGAGGATTCAAGTAGAGACGGAGGACGATATTTTGGGAGAGGAATACAACCCCGACAAAGaggattccgacgaagaagattcggAGGATGAGATTGATATGGACCCTATTATGGAACACTACTCGATCAAACACTACGGGGGTGTAAATAGAATTCGTGCCATGCCGCAACGATCCGAAATCGTGGCTACCTGGAGTGATGCCGGTACCGTCAACCTCTTCAACGTGGAATCCATAATGCAACGATTCTCGGCGTCCGAAGGAAAGGGGATGAGTACGGGGAGTATTCCGACCAAACCTTTCTTCAGCTATGCTAAACACACAACGGAAGGATACGCAATGGATTGGTCTAGCGTAAACCAAGGCCACATGGTGACTGGCGATTGCCAGGGCAGCATCCATCTTTGGTCACCACGTCCGGAAGGAGGCTACAGCGTCGTTCCTTCCTACGAAACCAATACATCCGACAGGGCTGTTGACGCCACCCCATCGGTAGAAGACTTGCAGTGGAGCCCCACCGAAGCAACCGTTTTTGCGTCCGCCGAATGCGGAGGTTATGTGCGAGTATTTGACACCAGAGCACCACACAAGGCAATGCTGAGTCACAAGATCCACTCGAGTGGAGCCGATGTTAACGTTTTGTCTTGGAATAAACTGGTCGGAAACTTACTTGCGACTGGTGGCGATGACGGCTGCCTTTCCGTCTGGGATTTGCGTCACTTTGCGGGAGCCGACGTGCAGCCGTTAGCCCGCTTTACACCGCACAAAACGCCGATTACTTCGGTCGAGTGGCATCCTACGGATGAATCAATGCTTGCTACTAGCGATGATATGGGAGCCTATATATACGATCTTTccgtggaagaagacgacacAGCAGCTGGACTCGACGTACCGCCACAGCTATTGTTTGTGCACAGCGGTAGCGAACAGTTCAAAGAAGTGCATTGGCATCCACAAATCTCGAGCTGTCTCATGACCACCGCGCTTTCAGGGTTCTCGGTTTTCATTCCTTCCAATCTATAG
- a CDS encoding predicted protein translates to VPGSPDAHLVTDLPLLSSEEFPTKHWAGHLPASPNNDKYFFYWLFEPEGNYDKDTVPLIIWLNGGPGCSSMDGLFLENGPFRLEMDENENYQIKAAEHSWHKSPAYTLYIDQPVGTGLSFTTSGHYPSNDELVNVDFYHFIQSFFQLHSDKFVDQRVRNPLWFSGESHAGHYIPSMMNYILKQNDDLKDGDIEIPLAGAAIGNGWTDPVHQYAAAEAAYGHGIIDRAQLTAMSAQERVCQQKLEKGQMIVSECFRLLDDVVRQSQGVKSEYKISQYDVRKTESTQHSDRDFPPGHKVVETFLGGWPMKDDPGKLSTDISVEVLKAIHATSATAAGQRFQECTDPPYNALAHQDGKGVVEDVIAVLEHAANVKLLFFNGVEDLICNHVGNEVMLEKLPWKHQDDWIKAERFAWRSESEQVSRISGYVKEFENLSFLKVLSAGHMVPMDVPEVSLDMM, encoded by the exons GTTCCCGGGTCGCCAGATGCGCATCTCGTTACGGACCTTCCGTTATTGAGTTCTGAGGAGTTTCCGACGAAGCACTGGGCGGGTCATCTACCGGCCTCTCCAAATAATGACAAGTACTTTTTCTATTGGCTCTTTGAACCGGAGGGTAATTATGACAAAGATACGGTGCCTCTGATCATTTGGTTGAATGGAGGGCCAGGATGTAGTAGTATGGACGgcttgtttttggaaaatggaCCGTTTCGCTTGGAgatggacgaaaacgaaaactACCAAATCAAAGCAGCGGAACATAGTTGGCACAAATCGCCGGCTTACACGCTCTACATAGACCAGCCGGTTGGAACAGGACTCAGTTTTACCACGTCTGGGCATTATCCTTCCAACGATGAGCTTGTGAACGTTGATTTTTACCACTTTATCCAATCTTTTTTCCAGCTTCATTCAGACAAGTTTGTGGATCAAAGGGTACGCAATCCACTTTGGTTTTCGGGGGAGAGCCATGCGGGCCACTATATTCCATCCATGATGAACTACATTTTAAAGCAGAACGATGATTTGAAGGACGGGGATATTGAGATCCCTTTGGCGGGTGCCGCTATTGGCAATGGTTGGACAG ACCCCGTTCACCAGTACGCTGCAGCCGAAGCTGCTTACGGCCATGGTATAATCGATCGCGCACAATTGACCGCAATGTCTGCGCAAGAACGAGTCTGTCAGCAAAAACTCGAGAAGGGTCAAATGATTGTATCCGAGTGCTTTCGACTCTTGGACGATGTGGTTCGGCAATCACAGGGTGTCAAATCGGAATACAAGATCAGCCAATACGATGTTCGCAAAACAGAATCAACTCAACATTCGGACAGAGATTTTCCTCCCGGTCACAAGGTCGTAGAGACGTTCCTGGGGGGATGGCCGATGAAAGATGACCCGGGAAAACTTTCCACGGATATTTCGGTAGAAGTTTTAAAGGCTATCCACGCGACATCTGCTACGGCAGCAGGACAGCGTTTTCAAGAATGCACCGATCCTCCTTACAATGCTTTAGCCCACCAGGATGGTAAGGGAGTCGTTGAAGATGTCATCGCAGTTTTGGAGCACGCTGCCAACGTTAAATTGCTCTTTTTCAACGGGGTTGAAGACTTAATTTGCAACCATGTGGGAAACGAGGTAATGCTGGAGAAACTACCCTGGAAGCACCAagatgattggatcaagGCTGAGAGATTCGCTTGGAGATCGGAAAGTGAGCAAGTTTCCAGAATTTCTGGTTACGTGAAGGAATTCGAGAATCTTTCATTCCTCAAAG TACTATCGGCTGGGCACATGGTGCCGATGGACGTTCCCGAGGTCTCCTTAGACATGATG
- a CDS encoding predicted protein — protein MAIPQKRPRSTADDANSVKKQKDQVKVSDPPVTAKKMTHHTAPATKRAAAPSAAPTTSANSRSFKSDSAASMPPSNSTLGKGKMPPSSSLLASVRTTPSKKTPPSASRETTDLSPERRPSAENGKLLQKKPVVMTATVKTPWYYALLFGIAALLAVTNVATLGLWMQSNAEYELKIGNLEHQIDVATENEFYKVKDTRHAAILECDNKVNELEQIHAQVLVEMKEGHFEKLRIMEERLFDTESILEEEIVEDQVDISPAEEQECKDFRPKCKKWAALGKCEIGSPYLKQTCRKSCNLC, from the coding sequence ATGGCCATTCCTCAAAAGCGTCCCAGGTCGACAGCCGATGACGCAAATAGCGTCAAGAAGCAGAAAGATCAAGTGAAGGTTTCGGATCCGCCAGTGACGGCTAAGAAAATGACCCACCATACAGCACCCGCGACAAAACGTGCCGCAGCGCCTTCTGCGGCGCCCACCACTAGCGCAAATTCCCGTTCCTTCAAAAGTGATTCGGCGGCATCCATGCCGCCTTCGAATTCGACTTTAGGGAAGGGAAAGATGCCGCCATCGTCGTCTCTCCTTGCGTCGGTGCGCACCACACCGTCGAAGAAGACGCCACCATCGGCTTCTCGAGAAACCACTGATCTTTCGCCCGAAAGAAGACCCAGTGCTGAGAATGGCAAATTGCTCCAGAAAAAGCCGGTGGTGATGACTGCGACAGTGAAAACGCCCTGGTACTATGCCTTGCTTTTTGGTATTGCTGCCCTTTTGGCCGTCACGAACGTCGCAACGTTGGGGTTGTGGATGCAATCCAACGCAGAATACGAACTGAAAATAGGCAATCTGGAACACCAAATCGATGTCGCGACGGAAAATGAATTCTACAAGGTCAAGGATACCCGCCACGCAGCCATTTTGGAATGTGACAATAAGGTAAATGAGCTGGAGCAGATCCACGCACAAGTTCTGGTCGAAATGAAAGAAGGACACTTTGAAAAGTTGCGCATCATGGAAGAACGTCTATTTGACACAGAGTCCATCCTTGAAGAAGAGATTGTTGAAGACCAAGTAGATATCAGCCCAGCAGAAGAGCAAGAGTGCAAAGATTTTCGACCCAAATGCAAAAAGTGGGCTGCCTTGGGCAAGTGTGAAATCGGCAGTCCCTATTTGAAACAAACCTGTCGCAAGAGCTGCAATTTATGCTAA
- a CDS encoding predicted protein (Glycolysis): MKFVQAAIFALAASASTAAAFAPAKTFGVRSFAPVSLIELEAKASIEDLSDAELKGKKVLVRCDVNVPLDGKKITDDTRIRSSIPTIEYLKNKGAIVSVCSHLGRPKDGPEDKFSLGPCAERMGELLGQTVTLAPDCIGEEVAKIVNDAKEGDVIMLENTRFYKEETKNDPEFVEKLAAPFDLYVNDAFGTAHRAHASTEGVTKFLKPSVGGFLLAKELEYLDGAISNGKKPMAAIVGGSKVSSKITVLEALLDKCDKVIIGGGMVFTFLKAKGFNVGTSLVEDDFVDTAKEVLAKAEKLGKEILLPIDIVIADKFDAEAETKVVSAEEIPDGWMGLDNGPETTAQQKEALSDCKTIIMNGPMGVFEFEKFAKGTFDLVNILADLSKDKGAITIIGGGDSVAATEQSGRAGDMSHISTGGGASLELLEGKVLPGVAALNDK, encoded by the exons ATGAAATTCGTTCAAGCTGCCATCTTCGCCCTCGCTGCCTCGGCCagtactgctgctgcttttgcCCCTGCCA AAACCTTTGGTGTCCGTAGCTTTGCCCCGGTTTCTCTGATCGAGCTCGAAGCCAAGGCCTCCATTGAAGACCTCAGCGATGCCGAGCTTAAGGGAAAGAAGGTTCTCGTCCGTTGCGACGTCAACGTCCCCCTGGACGGTAAGAAGATCACCGACGATACCCGAATTCGTTCCTCCATCCCTACCATTGAGTACTTGAAGAACAAGGGTGCCATCGTCAGTGTCTGCTCACATTTGGGACGCCCCAAGGACGGCCCCGAAGATAAGTTCTCCCTCGGACCTTGCGCCGAGCGCATGGGGGAACTCCTCGGACAAACTGTAACCCTCGCACCCGACTGCATCGGTGAAGAAGTCGCCAAGATTGTCAATGATGCCAAGGAAGGCGATGTTATCATGCTCGAGAACACCCGCTTCTACAAGGAAGAGACCAAGAACGACCCGGAATTCGTCGAAAAGCTTGCCGCTCCCTTTGACCTCTACGTCAACGACGCCTTTGGAACGGCCCACCGTGCCCATGCCTCCACCGAAGGTGTGACCAAGTTTCTCAAACCTTCCGTTGGAGGATTCTTGCTCGCCAAGGAACTCGAATACCTTGATGGTGCCATTAGCAACGGAAAGAAACCCATGGCCGCCATTGTCGGTGGATCCAAGGTCTCTTCCAAGATCACCGTCCTCGAAGCCCTGCTCGATAAATGCGACAAGGTCATCATCGGAGGTGGTATGGTATTCACCTTCCTCAAGGCAAAGGGATTCAATGTTGGTACCTCCCTCGTCGAGGATGACTTTGTGGATACCGCCAAGGAAGTCTTGGCCAAGGCCGAAAAGTTGGGCAAGGAAATCCTTCTTCCCATTGATATCGTGATTGCCGACAAGTTCGACGCGGAAGCCGAGACCAAGGTCGTAAGTGCCGAAGAAATCCCTGATGGCTGGATGGGTCTGGACAACGGTCCCGAAACCACCGCACAGCAGAAGGAAGCACTTTCCGACTGCAAGACTATCATCATGAACGGTCCCATGGGAGTCTTTGAGTTCGAAAAGTTCGCCAAGGGAACTTTTGACCTTGTCAACATCCTTGCCGATCTTTCCAAAGACAAGGGTGCCATTACTATTATCGGAGGAGGTGATTCCGTTGCCGCCACTGAACAGAGCGGACGTGCCGGTGACATGTCCCACATCTCCACCGGCGGTGGTGCCAGTTTGGAGCTGTTGGAAGGAAAGGTCCTCCCCGGTGTGGCCGCGCTCAACGACAAATAA